From the Solibacillus sp. FSL R5-0449 genome, one window contains:
- a CDS encoding prolyl oligopeptidase family serine peptidase has protein sequence MRNLIVDQEQWKSIPLLHVYDETMDEQTPVVIFLHGFMSAKEHNLHYAYQFVQRGVRVILPDALMHGERSNELTEDQMNFNFWKIVLKSVEEVHTIYEELKLKNLAGNKVGIAGTSMGGIVTSGCLAIYPWIETAGICMGTTSYTKLALHQVEDLKQKGVTFPLSEEQQSGLIQMLQKFDMEQHEELWANKPIIFWHGERDTVVPYHMSRDYIEQLEKEKKAEHITYLAERKAGHAVSRNGILQVTHFMAHCLA, from the coding sequence GTGAGAAATTTGATAGTAGATCAAGAACAATGGAAGTCCATTCCATTACTGCATGTATATGATGAAACGATGGATGAGCAAACACCGGTCGTTATTTTTCTTCATGGTTTTATGAGCGCAAAGGAACATAATTTACATTACGCTTATCAGTTTGTGCAACGAGGTGTACGTGTTATACTGCCGGATGCATTAATGCATGGTGAGCGTTCAAATGAATTGACGGAAGACCAGATGAACTTTAACTTCTGGAAAATTGTATTAAAGTCAGTGGAAGAAGTACATACTATTTATGAAGAATTGAAGCTGAAAAACTTGGCAGGAAATAAGGTTGGCATTGCCGGAACTTCAATGGGCGGCATCGTAACATCGGGTTGTTTAGCAATCTATCCATGGATTGAAACAGCAGGTATTTGCATGGGAACGACAAGCTACACGAAACTGGCACTCCATCAAGTAGAGGATTTAAAGCAAAAAGGCGTAACATTCCCGCTATCCGAAGAACAGCAATCTGGCCTGATTCAAATGCTGCAAAAATTCGATATGGAGCAGCATGAGGAATTATGGGCGAACAAACCGATTATTTTCTGGCATGGGGAGCGTGATACGGTCGTTCCTTATCATATGAGCCGAGATTATATTGAACAACTGGAAAAAGAAAAAAAAGCAGAACATATTACTTATTTGGCAGAACGAAAAGCTGGGCATGCGGTATCAAGAAACGGGATTTTGCAAGTCACGCATTTTATGGCGCATTGTTTGGCATAA
- a CDS encoding metal-sulfur cluster assembly factor, with protein MDHDMKESMLGALENVIDPELGIDIVNLGLVYEVDLTDEGLATVTMTLTSMGCPLAPVIVDQVTTALSELPEIKEVKVDIVWQPAWSKDNMSRYAKMALGIR; from the coding sequence ATTGATCACGATATGAAAGAAAGTATGTTAGGTGCATTGGAAAACGTAATTGACCCTGAGTTAGGCATTGATATCGTCAACTTAGGTTTAGTATATGAAGTGGATTTAACAGACGAGGGCTTAGCAACTGTTACAATGACATTAACATCAATGGGCTGTCCGCTTGCACCGGTTATCGTTGACCAAGTAACAACGGCACTTAGCGAATTACCGGAAATTAAAGAAGTAAAAGTTGATATCGTATGGCAACCGGCATGGTCTAAAGACAATATGTCCCGTTATGCAAAAATGGCATTAGGCATTCGTTAA
- a CDS encoding AAA family ATPase, with amino-acid sequence MQFNQTQDNRPPLEQFGRNLIEQVKNGKMDPVIGRDEEIRNVIRILSRKTKNNPVLIGEPGVGKTAIVEGLAQRIVRQDVPEGLKDAELYELDMSALIAGASYRGQFEERLKSVLKQVKESDGRIILFIDEIHTIVGAGKTDGAMDAGNMLKPMLARGELHCIGATTLDEYRMYIEKDPALERRFQQVMVREPSIEDTVSILRGIKDRFEEHHRGVRIHDRAIIAAAQLANRYITDRFLPDKAIDLVDEACAMIRIEIDSMPQELDQLTRRLTQLKIEQQALKKEKDDASKKRLEMITDEIDTLEVSIKSMKEQWELEKNGLQIVRDKKDELKKMEAERDDLFISGSNLARASELQYSKIPQLEKEIAELELQLKQSEGNRMLREEVTEEEIAKIISRWTGIPVTKLVEGEREKLLRLKDTLHERVVGQDDAVTYVTEAVWRARSGIKDPNKPIGSFLFLGPTGVGKTELAKALAAQLFDSEDHFIRIDMSEYMEKHSVSRLVGAPPGYIGYEEGGQLTEAVRRNPYSVVLLDEIEKAHPDVANILLQVLDDGRITDSQGRIVNFTNTVIILTSNIGSQFLLEASEEVEQLVQAALRQHFKPELLNRMDDIIMFHALSNEHFHKIAWKYVKQLQDRVAEQEITLSVDGEVVDWIVKHGIDPQFGARPLKRFVQRHLETIVARELLKGEVTAGGSLSIKLENEELVIKTN; translated from the coding sequence ATGCAATTTAACCAAACACAAGATAATCGTCCGCCATTAGAACAATTTGGACGCAACTTAATTGAACAAGTAAAAAACGGTAAGATGGATCCGGTTATTGGACGAGATGAGGAAATCCGGAACGTCATTCGTATTCTGTCACGTAAAACAAAAAACAACCCTGTCCTCATCGGTGAGCCGGGTGTTGGTAAAACAGCAATCGTCGAAGGGCTGGCACAACGAATTGTTAGACAGGACGTTCCGGAAGGATTGAAGGATGCGGAGCTTTATGAACTGGATATGAGCGCACTGATTGCAGGGGCATCGTATCGCGGGCAGTTTGAAGAGCGGCTGAAATCTGTTTTGAAGCAAGTGAAGGAATCCGATGGGCGAATCATTTTATTCATCGATGAAATCCATACAATTGTCGGTGCAGGGAAAACGGACGGAGCAATGGATGCGGGAAATATGCTGAAACCAATGCTTGCACGTGGTGAACTGCATTGTATTGGAGCAACAACATTGGATGAATACCGTATGTATATTGAGAAAGATCCTGCATTGGAACGCCGCTTCCAGCAAGTAATGGTGCGAGAACCTTCTATTGAAGATACGGTTTCTATTTTACGCGGAATAAAAGACCGTTTTGAAGAACATCACCGTGGTGTTCGCATACATGACCGTGCGATTATTGCAGCGGCTCAACTGGCAAACCGTTACATTACCGACCGCTTTTTACCGGATAAAGCAATTGATCTTGTCGATGAAGCATGTGCAATGATCCGCATTGAAATCGATTCAATGCCGCAGGAACTGGATCAGTTAACACGCCGCCTGACACAGCTTAAAATTGAGCAGCAGGCACTGAAAAAAGAAAAAGACGATGCGAGTAAAAAACGTCTGGAAATGATTACAGATGAAATAGATACATTGGAAGTATCGATTAAGTCAATGAAGGAACAGTGGGAACTCGAGAAAAACGGCCTGCAAATCGTTCGTGACAAAAAAGATGAACTGAAAAAAATGGAAGCCGAGCGCGATGACTTATTTATTTCCGGCAGTAATTTAGCGCGGGCAAGTGAGCTTCAATACAGTAAAATACCACAGCTTGAAAAGGAAATCGCCGAACTGGAACTGCAGCTGAAACAGTCGGAAGGGAACCGGATGCTGCGTGAAGAGGTAACCGAAGAAGAAATCGCTAAAATAATTTCACGCTGGACAGGTATTCCGGTAACGAAACTTGTTGAAGGTGAACGTGAAAAACTGCTCCGTTTAAAAGATACGCTGCATGAACGGGTAGTTGGTCAGGACGATGCGGTAACTTATGTGACGGAAGCCGTTTGGCGTGCGCGTTCCGGTATTAAAGACCCGAATAAGCCGATCGGAAGCTTCCTGTTCCTCGGTCCAACAGGTGTCGGGAAAACGGAACTGGCAAAAGCATTGGCGGCACAACTGTTCGATTCAGAAGACCATTTTATCCGCATTGATATGAGCGAGTATATGGAGAAACATTCTGTATCACGGCTAGTCGGAGCTCCTCCAGGCTATATTGGCTATGAAGAAGGCGGTCAGCTGACAGAAGCGGTTCGCCGTAATCCATATTCTGTTGTTCTGCTGGATGAAATCGAAAAGGCGCATCCGGATGTTGCGAATATTTTACTGCAAGTACTTGATGATGGCCGTATTACCGATAGCCAAGGACGGATCGTCAACTTTACGAATACCGTTATCATCTTGACATCCAATATCGGCTCACAGTTTTTACTGGAAGCGTCAGAAGAAGTGGAACAGCTTGTCCAAGCGGCATTGCGCCAGCACTTTAAGCCGGAGTTGTTAAACCGGATGGATGATATTATTATGTTCCATGCATTATCGAATGAGCACTTCCATAAAATTGCCTGGAAATATGTAAAACAGCTTCAAGATCGGGTCGCAGAACAGGAAATTACATTGTCTGTTGATGGGGAAGTGGTAGACTGGATTGTGAAGCACGGAATTGATCCGCAGTTTGGTGCACGTCCGCTTAAACGCTTCGTCCAACGCCATTTGGAAACAATTGTTGCCCGTGAGCTGTTAAAAGGTGAAGTTACAGCGGGCGGAAGCTTATCGATTAAACTGGAAAATGAAGAGTTAGTCATAAAAACAAATTAA
- a CDS encoding YjzD family protein translates to MQYIITFFWSFLLVSMLNYVVSSVLSVDFNFMNGVIVSLVFSVLVIIIAAIIPNESTPETEAEHH, encoded by the coding sequence ATGCAATATATCATTACGTTCTTTTGGTCATTCTTATTAGTTTCAATGCTAAACTATGTAGTAAGTTCTGTATTAAGTGTAGATTTTAACTTCATGAATGGCGTAATCGTATCATTAGTATTCAGCGTATTAGTTATTATTATCGCTGCAATCATTCCAAACGAATCAACTCCAGAAACAGAAGCAGAGCATCACTAA
- a CDS encoding beta-ketoacyl-ACP synthase III, which produces MNAGIIGMGKYVPEKAIANKDFEKVLDTSDEWIRSRTGIENRFIAENEETSDLAYKAAVQAIENAGITPDQIGLIIVATVTQDQNFPGVACQIQERLGISGCGAMDVSAACSGFIYGTAIAKQFIESNSYEYILVVGVEKLSKIVDWDDRNTAVLFGDGASAAILGKVSEGRGILSFELGADGTGGKHLYLNPENHITMNGREVFKFAVRQMGESAVNVLEKAGLTKEDVDYLVPHQANIRIMEAARERLELPEEKMSKTIQKYGNTSAASIGISIVEDLESGKIKDDDIVVLVGFGGGLTWGALALKWGK; this is translated from the coding sequence ATGAATGCCGGTATTATAGGGATGGGGAAATATGTTCCGGAAAAAGCTATAGCAAATAAAGATTTTGAAAAAGTATTGGATACATCAGATGAGTGGATTCGTTCTCGTACAGGAATTGAAAACCGTTTTATCGCCGAGAATGAAGAAACATCGGATTTAGCATATAAAGCAGCAGTGCAAGCGATCGAAAATGCAGGGATTACACCGGATCAAATCGGCCTTATCATCGTTGCAACAGTTACACAGGATCAGAATTTCCCGGGTGTGGCGTGCCAAATTCAAGAGCGACTTGGAATTTCGGGATGTGGTGCGATGGACGTGTCCGCTGCGTGCTCAGGATTTATTTATGGAACGGCCATTGCAAAACAATTTATTGAGAGTAATAGCTATGAATATATATTAGTAGTAGGTGTTGAAAAACTGTCGAAAATTGTGGATTGGGATGACCGCAACACAGCTGTTCTATTTGGAGATGGCGCAAGTGCGGCGATTCTCGGCAAAGTTTCGGAAGGGCGCGGAATTTTATCGTTCGAACTTGGAGCTGACGGAACAGGTGGAAAGCATCTTTATTTAAATCCTGAAAATCATATTACAATGAACGGTCGTGAAGTATTTAAATTTGCTGTTCGTCAAATGGGCGAATCTGCCGTAAATGTACTCGAAAAGGCTGGCCTGACGAAGGAAGATGTCGATTATTTAGTACCGCATCAGGCGAACATCCGCATTATGGAAGCCGCAAGAGAACGTCTAGAATTACCAGAGGAAAAAATGTCGAAAACAATCCAGAAATACGGGAATACATCTGCCGCTTCAATCGGTATTTCAATCGTAGAAGATTTGGAATCAGGGAAAATCAAAGATGATGATATCGTTGTTTTGGTAGGTTTCGGCGGAGGCCTTACATGGGGCGCACTTGCGTTAAAGTGGGGTAAATAA
- the fabF gene encoding beta-ketoacyl-ACP synthase II, producing the protein MEKRRVVVTGIGAVSPVGNSAEQAWENVIAGKSGIGPLTRVDVSKFPVSVAAEVRDFNIEDYIEKKEARKMDRFTHYAIAASMMAAKDANLTITEEMAPRVGVWIGSGIGGMETHEQQFLTFQERGVRRVSPFFVPMMIPDMASGQVSIYLGAKGVNSCSVTACASGTNSIGDAFKVIERGDADVMITGGAEAPIVTMAVAGFCANTALSLNSDTATASRPFDKNRDGFVIGEGAGILILEEYEHAKARGAKIYGEVVGYGSTGDAHHITAPAPNGEGAARAMQMAIDDAQVSPDRVGYINAHGTSTPYNDLFETQAVKTVFGDHAYKLAMSSTKSMTGHLLGAAGGIEAIFTVLALKEGILPPTMNLHEPDPECDLDYVPNAARKAEVEYALSNSLGFGGHNACLLFKKFTD; encoded by the coding sequence ATGGAGAAAAGAAGAGTTGTTGTTACAGGAATCGGTGCAGTATCGCCAGTAGGAAACAGTGCAGAGCAAGCATGGGAAAATGTAATTGCAGGCAAGTCTGGTATTGGACCATTAACACGTGTGGATGTGAGTAAATTTCCAGTTTCTGTAGCTGCAGAAGTAAGAGATTTTAATATAGAAGATTATATCGAGAAGAAAGAAGCACGCAAAATGGACCGCTTTACACATTATGCGATCGCTGCTTCTATGATGGCCGCAAAAGATGCCAACTTGACGATTACTGAAGAAATGGCGCCGCGTGTAGGTGTATGGATCGGTTCAGGTATCGGCGGAATGGAAACACATGAACAGCAGTTTTTAACTTTCCAGGAACGCGGTGTACGCCGTGTAAGTCCATTTTTCGTACCGATGATGATTCCGGATATGGCTTCTGGACAAGTTTCGATTTATCTTGGTGCAAAAGGGGTAAACTCTTGTTCCGTAACAGCATGTGCATCGGGAACAAACTCTATTGGTGACGCATTTAAAGTAATTGAGCGTGGCGACGCGGATGTCATGATTACAGGTGGAGCAGAGGCACCAATCGTCACAATGGCGGTAGCAGGCTTTTGTGCAAACACAGCGTTATCGCTGAATTCGGATACTGCAACTGCATCACGTCCATTCGATAAAAACCGTGACGGCTTCGTTATTGGCGAAGGTGCTGGGATTTTAATTCTGGAAGAGTATGAACATGCAAAAGCGCGCGGTGCAAAAATTTACGGCGAGGTTGTTGGGTATGGTTCGACAGGGGATGCCCACCATATTACAGCACCGGCTCCAAACGGTGAAGGTGCAGCACGTGCAATGCAAATGGCAATCGATGATGCACAAGTATCACCTGACCGAGTGGGTTATATTAATGCACACGGTACGAGTACACCATATAATGACTTATTTGAAACACAGGCAGTTAAAACTGTGTTTGGTGACCATGCCTATAAGTTGGCGATGAGCTCAACGAAAAGTATGACTGGCCATTTATTAGGGGCAGCGGGTGGTATTGAAGCGATCTTCACGGTACTAGCATTGAAGGAAGGTATTTTGCCGCCAACTATGAATTTACATGAACCGGATCCGGAATGTGATCTGGACTATGTACCAAATGCCGCAAGAAAAGCAGAAGTAGAATATGCGTTAAGCAACTCACTTGGTTTCGGCGGACATAATGCTTGTTTACTATTCAAAAAATTTACAGATTAA
- the trpS gene encoding tryptophan--tRNA ligase, whose translation MKTIFSGVQPTGTITLGNYIGAIKQFPALQEDNNAIYCIVDQHAITVPQDRLELRKNIRSLAAMYIACGIDPKKSVLFIQSEVPAHAQAGWMLQCVASIGELERMTQFKDKSTGKESVSAALLTYPPLMAADILLYNTDIVPVGEDQKQHIELTRDLAERFNKRYNDVLTIPDIQLPKEGARIKSLQEPTKKMSKSDTNSKATIRLLDTAKEIEKKIKSAVTDSEGIVKFDIENKPGVSNLLIIESALSGTAIADLEAKYEGKGYGDFKAGVAQAVIDHLTPIQERYYALIDSPELDKILDEGAVKANAIASKTLKKMENAMGLGRKRR comes from the coding sequence ATGAAAACAATCTTTTCAGGTGTACAACCAACAGGAACTATTACATTAGGGAACTATATCGGAGCCATCAAACAATTCCCAGCGCTACAGGAAGACAATAACGCCATTTATTGCATCGTGGATCAGCATGCCATTACTGTGCCACAGGATCGCCTGGAGCTTCGTAAAAACATTCGCTCATTGGCTGCAATGTATATTGCATGTGGCATTGACCCGAAAAAATCGGTCTTATTTATACAGTCAGAAGTCCCTGCCCACGCACAAGCCGGCTGGATGCTGCAATGTGTCGCATCAATCGGCGAATTGGAACGTATGACACAATTCAAAGACAAATCAACAGGTAAAGAATCCGTTTCTGCCGCACTTTTAACATACCCGCCGTTAATGGCTGCCGATATTCTTCTGTACAATACAGATATCGTACCGGTTGGCGAAGACCAAAAGCAGCATATTGAATTAACGCGCGATTTGGCTGAGCGATTTAATAAGCGCTACAATGATGTTTTAACGATTCCTGATATTCAATTGCCGAAAGAAGGCGCCCGGATCAAATCATTGCAGGAACCAACGAAAAAAATGTCAAAATCGGATACAAACTCTAAAGCGACGATCCGCCTGCTTGATACAGCTAAAGAAATCGAAAAGAAAATCAAATCGGCTGTAACGGATTCTGAGGGAATCGTTAAATTCGATATTGAAAACAAACCGGGTGTATCAAACTTGCTTATCATTGAATCTGCCTTATCCGGAACAGCAATTGCAGATTTGGAAGCGAAGTATGAAGGCAAAGGCTATGGTGATTTTAAAGCTGGAGTAGCACAGGCTGTTATCGACCACTTAACACCAATTCAGGAACGCTATTATGCACTGATTGACTCACCGGAACTTGATAAAATTTTGGATGAGGGTGCAGTAAAAGCGAATGCCATTGCCTCTAAAACTCTCAAGAAAATGGAGAACGCGATGGGCTTAGGCCGTAAACGACGCTAA
- the spxA gene encoding transcriptional regulator SpxA, with protein sequence MLVTLFTSPSCTSCRKAKAWLEEHDIPYTERNIFSEPLTISEIKEILRMTEDGTDEIISTRSKIFQKLNVDVETLPLQRLYELIQEYPGLLRRPIILDEKRLQVGYNEDEIRRFLPRKVRAYQLQEAQRMVN encoded by the coding sequence ATGTTAGTAACATTATTTACTTCACCAAGTTGTACTTCATGTCGAAAAGCAAAAGCATGGTTAGAGGAACATGATATCCCATATACAGAACGCAACATTTTTTCCGAGCCACTTACAATTAGTGAAATCAAAGAGATTTTACGAATGACAGAAGATGGTACCGATGAAATTATCTCAACACGTTCGAAAATTTTCCAGAAGTTGAATGTCGATGTTGAAACATTGCCATTACAACGATTATATGAGCTTATTCAGGAATATCCGGGACTATTACGTCGTCCGATTATTTTAGATGAAAAACGTCTGCAAGTCGGTTATAACGAAGACGAAATTCGTCGATTCCTGCCTCGTAAAGTACGAGCGTACCAGTTGCAAGAAGCCCAACGCATGGTTAATTAA
- the mecA gene encoding adaptor protein MecA gives MDIERINENTLKLFITYSDIEDRGYTREEIWYNRAKGEELFWDIIGEINTDDYFDLDGPIWIHINASESGLEVVVTRASVGNDSETSSMPGSFEDDLHISDQLNEMEESIFNAIGKAAKEEEQSLENARFRFKDIDELIPLAKRAAPLGIESVLYKWEDYYYLYVDLKDLESQEARNIIALCTEYLQASKITAHRLEEYGETIIAEDCFETIITYFE, from the coding sequence ATGGACATCGAACGCATTAATGAAAATACGCTAAAATTATTTATTACGTATAGTGATATCGAGGACCGCGGTTATACACGCGAAGAAATCTGGTACAATCGCGCAAAAGGTGAAGAGCTTTTCTGGGATATCATTGGTGAAATAAATACAGATGATTATTTCGATTTAGATGGTCCAATTTGGATTCATATTAACGCTTCAGAAAGTGGATTGGAAGTCGTTGTTACACGCGCGTCTGTAGGTAATGACTCCGAAACTTCTTCAATGCCCGGCAGCTTTGAAGATGACCTTCATATATCAGATCAATTAAATGAAATGGAAGAATCGATCTTCAATGCGATTGGCAAAGCGGCAAAAGAGGAAGAACAATCGCTTGAAAACGCACGATTCCGATTTAAAGATATTGACGAACTAATACCTCTTGCAAAACGCGCAGCACCTTTAGGAATAGAGTCTGTGTTGTATAAATGGGAGGACTACTACTATTTATATGTAGATTTAAAAGATTTGGAAAGCCAGGAAGCGAGAAATATCATCGCTTTATGTACTGAATATTTACAGGCTTCCAAAATTACAGCGCATCGCCTTGAAGAGTATGGGGAAACAATCATTGCTGAAGACTGCTTCGAAACAATCATTACGTATTTTGAGTAG
- a CDS encoding competence protein CoiA family protein, with translation MLVAMNEQQQLFHLTSKLPPDELQKLKEQQSFFCPLCRERLLLKAGQIKIPHFAHQKNSDCDSLFSEGESAVHLLGKQQLFQLFTGLQLSPVLEPYLPQLQQRPDLLIIFKDHQYAIEFQCSPIAHPSFQQRTSGYLNAGITPIWILHTPEKFKSPGIVKVSINHTNVQFMQQYKKQNFLITYDVKSKTFYYISNLIHLHKLQYFAVVKPLPLSQQRFPFLVPEKITKSQFHLLLNNYRKYRERYIRPRLLLSKKGVNDRFFRSIYELRLLMSDLPSILGIPVYNTNAFNRFCIEWQVGLFHFMNCHALTPETMNVQAIPYFFKWYQMELTDERKAAVEHYLTILKHLKVEQLDENIPEEQLFNVLYDELVAFGC, from the coding sequence ATGCTCGTCGCCATGAACGAACAACAGCAATTATTTCATTTAACGTCAAAACTTCCGCCGGATGAACTGCAAAAATTAAAAGAACAGCAATCCTTTTTTTGTCCTTTATGCAGAGAACGCCTTTTATTAAAGGCCGGTCAAATAAAAATTCCCCATTTTGCCCATCAAAAAAATAGCGATTGCGATTCTTTATTTTCGGAAGGGGAGTCTGCTGTCCATCTGCTCGGGAAACAACAGCTTTTTCAACTTTTTACGGGCCTTCAGCTAAGTCCTGTCCTTGAACCATATTTACCACAGCTTCAACAGCGACCCGATCTTCTTATTATATTTAAAGACCATCAATATGCCATTGAATTTCAGTGCAGTCCAATCGCACATCCATCTTTTCAACAGCGTACAAGCGGCTATTTGAATGCTGGTATAACACCGATATGGATTTTGCACACTCCTGAGAAGTTTAAAAGTCCCGGTATTGTAAAAGTTTCCATCAATCATACGAACGTTCAATTTATGCAACAGTATAAAAAGCAGAATTTTCTCATCACCTATGATGTAAAAAGCAAAACTTTCTACTATATTAGTAATTTGATCCATCTTCATAAATTGCAGTATTTTGCTGTTGTTAAACCACTCCCCCTCAGTCAACAACGTTTCCCGTTCTTAGTCCCTGAAAAAATAACGAAATCACAATTCCATCTGTTGCTAAATAACTACAGGAAGTACCGGGAGCGATATATCCGTCCTCGTCTATTACTAAGCAAAAAAGGAGTGAATGACCGATTTTTCCGTTCTATTTATGAGTTAAGGCTATTGATGTCGGATTTGCCGTCTATTTTAGGAATTCCTGTCTATAATACGAATGCTTTTAATCGATTTTGTATAGAATGGCAAGTAGGGCTTTTTCATTTTATGAACTGCCATGCGCTCACACCTGAAACGATGAATGTACAGGCAATTCCTTATTTTTTCAAATGGTATCAAATGGAGCTGACGGATGAGCGGAAAGCAGCGGTGGAACATTATTTAACAATTTTAAAACATCTCAAAGTAGAGCAACTGGATGAAAATATACCCGAAGAACAACTTTTTAATGTTCTGTACGACGAATTGGTTGCATTTGGATGTTGA
- the pepF gene encoding oligoendopeptidase F — MAKQILTREEVPEQLTWDLTTIFESDEAWEAELKEVEQLSKKAPEYKGKVAESAESLYNTLQFSDALYERLSKLYVYSHLKHDQDTTNSKYQDLDGRIRSVLTNAGAAWSFITPEILALDEATLNSYVESYEPLSLYEQSLKELNLGRPHILSAEKEELLAQFSEVTSTSGKTFSALNNADLEFPKIKGEDGEEVQITHGNYITMLESDNREVREAAFKAVYKTYGQYKNTFATTLAGNVKAHNANAKVRNYNSARHAALSNNFIPEKVYDQLVSTIHDYLPALHRYVELRKKVLGLDELHMYDLFTPLVKEVKMEVTYDEAKKTMVESFAPLGKEYQEIVQKGLDSRWVDVLENKGKRSGAYSSGTFGTNPYVLMNWQNNVNNLYTLAHEFGHSMHSYYSRANQPYQYADYSIFVAEVASTCNEELLFDHLMKTLDDDKQKIYLLNQWLDGFRGTVFRQTMFAEFEHMIHELDAKGESITSEKLTSIYYDLNKQYFGDAMTVDEEIGLEWARIPHFYYNYYVYQYATGQSAATALSKQILEEGEPAVERYINNFLKAGCSDFPIEVLKAAGVDMESPEPIALACQVFEEKLEELEKLLLNN; from the coding sequence ATGGCAAAGCAAATTTTAACGCGTGAAGAAGTACCTGAGCAATTAACTTGGGATTTAACAACAATTTTTGAATCCGATGAAGCTTGGGAAGCTGAGCTGAAAGAAGTAGAACAATTATCAAAAAAAGCTCCGGAATATAAAGGGAAAGTAGCGGAAAGTGCGGAAAGCTTATACAATACATTGCAGTTCAGCGATGCATTATACGAGCGTCTGAGCAAGCTATATGTGTATTCTCATTTAAAGCATGATCAGGATACGACGAATAGTAAATACCAGGATCTTGATGGTCGTATTCGCTCTGTACTAACAAATGCAGGAGCAGCGTGGTCATTTATTACGCCTGAAATTTTAGCATTGGATGAAGCAACATTGAACAGCTATGTGGAAAGCTATGAACCACTTTCACTATATGAACAAAGCCTAAAAGAACTGAATTTGGGCCGCCCTCATATTTTATCTGCGGAAAAAGAAGAATTGCTGGCACAATTTTCTGAAGTGACATCAACATCCGGCAAAACATTCAGTGCTTTAAACAATGCAGATCTAGAATTCCCGAAAATTAAAGGGGAAGATGGGGAAGAAGTACAAATTACGCACGGTAACTATATTACAATGCTTGAGAGCGATAACCGTGAAGTGCGTGAGGCAGCATTTAAAGCTGTTTACAAAACGTATGGTCAATACAAAAATACATTTGCGACAACTTTAGCAGGGAATGTAAAAGCACATAATGCCAATGCAAAAGTTCGTAATTACAATTCGGCTCGCCATGCGGCATTAAGCAATAACTTCATTCCTGAAAAAGTGTATGATCAGCTTGTTTCGACAATCCATGACTATTTACCGGCATTACACCGTTATGTAGAGCTTCGTAAAAAAGTGCTTGGTTTAGATGAACTGCATATGTACGATCTGTTTACACCACTTGTTAAAGAAGTGAAAATGGAAGTAACATATGACGAAGCGAAGAAGACGATGGTAGAAAGCTTTGCGCCACTTGGTAAAGAATATCAGGAAATCGTTCAAAAAGGTCTGGATAGCCGTTGGGTAGACGTGCTTGAAAACAAAGGAAAACGCAGCGGTGCATATTCTTCAGGAACGTTCGGCACAAATCCGTATGTATTAATGAACTGGCAAAATAACGTGAATAACCTTTATACATTGGCACATGAATTCGGCCACTCAATGCACAGTTATTATTCACGTGCTAACCAGCCTTATCAATATGCGGATTACTCGATTTTCGTTGCGGAAGTTGCTTCAACATGTAACGAAGAACTATTATTCGATCATTTAATGAAAACATTGGATGATGATAAGCAAAAAATCTACTTACTAAATCAATGGTTGGACGGTTTCCGCGGTACAGTATTCCGTCAAACGATGTTCGCTGAGTTTGAGCATATGATTCATGAATTAGATGCAAAAGGCGAATCGATTACATCAGAAAAATTAACATCCATTTATTATGATTTAAACAAACAATACTTTGGTGATGCAATGACTGTAGATGAGGAAATCGGTCTGGAATGGGCAAGAATTCCGCACTTCTACTACAATTATTACGTATATCAATACGCAACAGGTCAATCTGCGGCAACGGCATTATCAAAACAAATTTTAGAAGAAGGCGAACCGGCAGTTGAGCGCTATATTAACAACTTCCTAAAAGCTGGCTGCTCGGACTTCCCGATCGAAGTATTAAAAGCTGCAGGTGTAGATATGGAGTCTCCGGAACCGATCGCATTGGCATGCCAAGTATTTGAAGAGAAGTTAGAAGAGCTTGAAAAATTATTATTGAATAATTAA